In Mytilus edulis chromosome 6, xbMytEdul2.2, whole genome shotgun sequence, the following proteins share a genomic window:
- the LOC139525953 gene encoding uncharacterized protein, giving the protein MPRAPKQPPKYAVKTFYDYCMAAANYQTIVAIDLLPNNALDQLLEKFYPSLRNKNGEKYAVQSLRSIRAGIQRYYTEPPRRREINIISDENFNRSKAMFEAVCIDLKKSGLGDVTYKPVINDEDMAKISAYFKTWKTDPVVLIRKVWFDLMMF; this is encoded by the exons ATGCCGAGAGCACCAAAGCAGCCACCAAAATATGCAGTCAAGACTTTTTATGACTATTGCATGGCAGCGGCGAACTATCAGACGATCGTGGCCATTGACCTGCTTCCCAACAATGCTCTTGATCAACTTCTTGAAAAGTTCTACCCATCACTAAGAAACAAGAATGGAGAAAAGTATGCTGTCCAAAGCTTGAGGTCAATACGAGCCGGCATTCAAAG GTACTACACTGAACCGCCACGTAGACGGGAGATCAATATTATCAGTGATGAAAATTTTAACCGTAGTAAGGCTATGTTTGAGGCTGTTTGTATAGACTTGAAAAAAAGTGGACTTGGTGATGTAACATACAAACCTGTGATTAATGATGAAGACATGGCAAAGATATCGGCCTATTTCAAAACTTGGAAAACAGATCCAGTAGTCCTTATCAGAAAGGTTTGGTTTGATCTAATGATGTTTTGA